One window of the Devosia sp. 2618 genome contains the following:
- the clpS gene encoding ATP-dependent Clp protease adapter ClpS yields MNFNDLLVTTDEAPVALRLEPVPAYAGPKENDPGKGGGDGKSDSESGTITKTRPKTKRPNLYRVLLLNDDYTPMEFVILVLQDVFNKPREEAMQIMLHVHQKGVGECGVYPYEVAETKVTRVMDTARKNQHPLQCVMEKQ; encoded by the coding sequence ATGAATTTCAATGACCTCCTCGTAACCACCGATGAGGCCCCAGTCGCGCTGCGGCTGGAGCCTGTGCCTGCCTATGCAGGGCCCAAGGAGAATGATCCTGGCAAAGGTGGCGGGGACGGCAAAAGTGACTCCGAATCCGGGACGATCACCAAGACCCGTCCCAAAACCAAGCGCCCGAACCTCTATCGGGTGCTCCTTCTCAATGACGACTACACGCCGATGGAGTTCGTCATTCTCGTTCTGCAGGACGTCTTCAATAAACCACGTGAAGAGGCCATGCAGATCATGCTGCACGTTCACCAAAAGGGGGTGGGTGAGTGCGGCGTATATCCATACGAAGTGGCCGAGACCAAGGTCACACGGGTCATGGATACGGCACGCAAGAACCAGCATCCGCTGCAATGCGTGATGGAAAAGCAATAG